In Helicobacter bilis, a genomic segment contains:
- the hemB gene encoding porphobilinogen synthase: protein MFQRKRRLRLNSVMRNLVRENALSVNDFIYPLFIVEGKGIKNEIDSMPGVFQMSLDNILKECETLQNLGIYAILLFGVPPQHKKDSSGSYTWDKHGIIPQSVQEIKKHFPQMYVIADVCFCEYTDHGHCGILDSKIQSVDNDATLLNLAKQSVVLAQSGVDMLAPSAMMDGQILTMRNALDSNDFVNLPIMSYSTKFASAYYGPFREVAQSSPSFGDRKSYQEDSANAREAILESLNDESEGADILMVKPALAYLDIVKSIREKSLLPLAVYNVSGEYALLKAGEKLGIIDYEKVMLETLLSFKRAGADIIITYHAKEAAKILKGN from the coding sequence GTGTTTCAAAGAAAAAGGCGATTGCGTTTAAATAGTGTTATGCGAAATCTTGTGCGTGAAAATGCCTTGAGTGTCAATGATTTTATCTATCCCCTATTTATAGTAGAAGGCAAAGGTATTAAAAATGAGATAGATTCTATGCCCGGTGTGTTTCAAATGAGTTTAGATAATATCCTAAAAGAATGTGAAACTTTACAGAATCTAGGCATTTATGCTATCTTATTATTTGGTGTGCCACCGCAACATAAAAAAGATTCTAGCGGCTCTTACACATGGGATAAGCATGGCATTATCCCGCAAAGCGTCCAAGAGATAAAAAAGCATTTTCCACAAATGTATGTTATAGCTGATGTGTGCTTTTGTGAATATACAGATCATGGGCATTGTGGCATCTTAGATTCTAAAATACAATCTGTTGATAATGATGCTACTCTTTTGAATCTTGCTAAGCAAAGCGTGGTATTAGCACAAAGTGGAGTAGATATGCTTGCCCCAAGTGCTATGATGGATGGGCAGATTCTAACCATGCGTAATGCCCTAGATTCTAATGATTTTGTGAATCTTCCTATTATGAGTTACTCTACAAAATTTGCTAGTGCATATTATGGTCCTTTTAGAGAAGTCGCACAAAGTAGCCCTAGCTTTGGCGATAGAAAGAGTTATCAAGAAGATAGTGCAAATGCTAGAGAAGCTATCCTTGAAAGTCTAAATGATGAGAGTGAAGGGGCTGATATACTCATGGTAAAACCTGCCTTAGCCTACCTTGATATAGTAAAATCAATACGAGAAAAAAGCCTACTGCCACTTGCTGTATATAATGTGAGTGGTGAATACGCTCTGCTTAAAGCTGGAGAAAAGCTTGGCATTATCGATTATGAAAAAGTTATGCTTGAAACCTTACTTAGCTTTAAAAGAGCAGGGGCTGATATTATCATCACCTATCATGCAAAAGAAGCAGCTAAGATTCTAAAAGGCAATTAA
- a CDS encoding class II 3-deoxy-7-phosphoheptulonate synthase translates to MSITTTTWNKSSWRDFPIKQHPIYTDKSAIESVEKELSGLPPLVFAKEADSLKEKFAKASRGEAFVLQGGDCAESFSQFNANNIRDMFKIILQMSVILTFASGCPIVKVGRLAGQFAKPRSSDTETINGISYPSYRGDLINSQELDKREPDPTRLLKGYHQSASTLNLLRAFSQGGFANLEQVHLWNLSFVENNNFGKKYAELASDIAKSLRFMKACGIDTNNTRQLKEVSFYTSHEALVLHYEEALTRQDSLSGNWYDCSAHMLWIGERTRDIDHAHLEFLRGVKNPLGVKIGPNATKDDILKICDILNPHNEAGRLNLIVRMGADKIGDKFPKLLKEVCSEGRNILWSCDPMHGNTKVASSGYKTRAFEDIVSEIEQFFAIHAAQGSIAGGVHLEMTGADVTECVGGIQAIAEDKLHTNYHTQCDPRLNATQALELSFMLAQILSQRGAKI, encoded by the coding sequence ATGTCTATAACAACAACTACATGGAATAAAAGCAGTTGGAGAGATTTCCCAATCAAGCAGCACCCAATCTACACAGATAAGAGTGCTATAGAATCTGTAGAGAAAGAGCTATCAGGCTTACCACCATTAGTATTTGCTAAAGAAGCAGATAGTTTGAAAGAAAAGTTTGCAAAGGCTAGTCGCGGCGAAGCATTTGTATTGCAAGGGGGCGATTGTGCGGAGAGTTTCTCACAATTTAATGCAAATAATATTAGAGATATGTTTAAGATTATTTTGCAAATGAGTGTGATTCTAACCTTTGCTTCAGGCTGTCCAATAGTGAAAGTCGGTCGTCTAGCAGGGCAGTTTGCAAAGCCTAGAAGTAGCGATACAGAAACAATTAATGGCATAAGCTATCCTAGCTATCGTGGTGATTTAATCAATTCTCAAGAGCTTGATAAAAGAGAGCCAGATCCCACAAGGCTATTAAAAGGCTATCATCAAAGTGCTAGCACACTCAATCTTTTGCGTGCATTTTCACAAGGTGGATTTGCGAATTTAGAGCAAGTGCATTTATGGAATCTTAGCTTTGTTGAGAATAATAACTTTGGTAAAAAATACGCCGAATTAGCAAGCGATATAGCAAAATCCCTGCGTTTTATGAAAGCATGTGGCATTGATACAAATAACACTCGACAGCTTAAAGAAGTATCCTTTTACACTTCACATGAAGCCCTTGTATTGCATTATGAAGAGGCGCTAACAAGGCAAGATTCACTAAGTGGCAATTGGTATGACTGCTCTGCACACATGTTATGGATAGGGGAGAGGACACGCGATATTGACCACGCACATTTAGAGTTTTTGCGTGGTGTTAAAAATCCACTTGGGGTAAAAATAGGACCAAATGCTACAAAAGATGATATTCTAAAAATCTGCGATATTTTAAATCCACATAATGAAGCAGGACGACTGAATCTTATCGTGCGTATGGGAGCGGATAAAATCGGGGATAAATTCCCAAAATTGCTTAAAGAAGTATGCAGTGAGGGGCGTAATATCTTATGGAGTTGCGATCCAATGCATGGTAATACAAAAGTAGCAAGTAGCGGTTATAAAACCCGTGCATTTGAAGATATTGTGAGTGAGATTGAGCAGTTTTTTGCCATACATGCAGCACAAGGCAGCATTGCAGGTGGTGTGCATCTTGAGATGACTGGAGCTGATGTAACAGAATGTGTAGGTGGCATACAAGCTATTGCCGAAGACAAACTACATACAAACTACCACACACAATGCGATCCACGACTAAACGCCACACAAGCCCTAGAGCTAAGCTTTATGTTAGCACAAATACTTTCTCAACGCGGAGCTAAGATATGA
- a CDS encoding DUF2972 domain-containing protein, giving the protein MRNTSSCKNIRIAIKNYVNKALNVKLIIPLHADLRNDSSGGGGQTIIILPHLCVPKVHAKNFALKISRNIIRRFCKIIAFRLSFHTYKKQIAEWINSDEFRESYINKHHPYPPLLNPKTLDYKQIPAQLAWQLNIPLQEDYRFIFLSLHGCGGHAMQTFFRQCDIAINTRFNTDKDDYMILYDYLNSNDKHNYIAIWIRGYDFENDKFYHLLTKKVPILCVVRDPISLLKPFINHLGKNGYSGISPITLDMPYHEIILPPDYMFFQSSKDMSVAKLNEVLSYVDKREYFLAQKIHLLEKNIESFHYIPFKDIGIEHGFETFCALAEKFDFKPPKDKTPFQTKLNGSNSCWLFPVCVICSRTPHIELHIILHTDMRLKDSHYKDITAMILDKEPTLDYKIAILIKQDELQLLQNDNTLLQHASNYIKGYMIYLQELEKREKARHIKEYDMLEYFKNNKEACMYFQSILEREYAHLKEHRPDIIATWQYYNEFMKICECHKE; this is encoded by the coding sequence ATGAGAAATACATCATCATGCAAAAACATAAGAATTGCGATAAAAAATTATGTAAATAAAGCACTGAATGTGAAATTAATCATTCCATTACACGCAGATTTGCGCAATGATTCAAGTGGGGGGGGGGGGCAAACCATCATTATTTTGCCACATTTGTGTGTCCCAAAGGTGCATGCTAAAAATTTTGCTTTAAAAATAAGCAGAAATATTATACGAAGATTCTGTAAAATTATTGCTTTTCGTTTGAGTTTTCATACATATAAAAAGCAAATTGCAGAATGGATTAATTCCGATGAATTTAGAGAATCTTATATAAATAAACATCACCCATACCCACCATTACTGAATCCAAAAACACTAGATTACAAACAGATTCCAGCTCAACTCGCATGGCAGCTAAATATTCCACTACAAGAAGATTATAGATTTATATTCCTATCTTTGCATGGTTGCGGTGGACATGCCATGCAAACATTTTTTCGACAATGTGATATAGCCATAAATACAAGGTTTAATACCGATAAAGATGACTATATGATACTCTATGATTATCTAAACAGCAACGACAAGCATAATTATATTGCGATATGGATACGCGGATATGATTTTGAAAACGATAAGTTCTACCATCTCCTTACAAAAAAAGTCCCAATTTTATGTGTCGTAAGAGATCCTATCTCGCTTTTAAAACCATTTATCAATCATTTGGGAAAAAATGGATACTCTGGAATTTCACCCATTACGCTGGATATGCCCTATCATGAAATTATACTGCCACCTGATTATATGTTTTTTCAATCAAGTAAAGATATGAGTGTAGCAAAGCTTAATGAAGTGTTATCTTATGTCGATAAGCGCGAGTATTTCTTAGCACAAAAAATACATCTTTTAGAAAAAAACATAGAATCTTTTCACTACATACCATTCAAAGATATTGGCATTGAGCATGGATTTGAGACATTTTGTGCTCTCGCAGAAAAGTTTGACTTCAAACCACCAAAAGATAAAACACCATTTCAAACAAAACTCAATGGAAGCAATAGTTGTTGGCTTTTTCCTGTTTGCGTAATATGTAGTAGAACACCGCATATTGAATTACACATTATTTTACACACTGACATGAGACTAAAAGATTCTCACTACAAAGATATTACAGCTATGATATTAGACAAAGAACCAACACTGGACTATAAAATCGCCATACTTATAAAGCAAGATGAATTGCAACTACTACAAAATGATAATACCCTTTTACAACACGCGTCTAACTACATAAAAGGCTATATGATATATCTGCAAGAATTAGAGAAGAGAGAAAAAGCAAGGCACATAAAAGAATATGATATGCTAGAATATTTTAAAAACAATAAAGAAGCATGTATGTATTTTCAAAGTATCTTAGAAAGAGAATACGCACATTTAAAAGAGCATCGCCCCGATATTATTGCAACATGGCAATACTATAACGAGTTTATGAAAATCTGTGAATGCCATAAAGAATGA
- the coaBC gene encoding bifunctional phosphopantothenoylcysteine decarboxylase/phosphopantothenate--cysteine ligase CoaBC — MLKDKKILIFVSGSIAIYKILMLIRSLRKDGALVRVVATQSALKFITPLSFETLSNTPLLHDSNECWASMPYTDPNTLESNMQKDSNPPQNHIGYAKWADIALFAPLTANSLNKLANGIADNIYLSTALALPNIPKLLAPSANTLMLENPITQNNIEILKNSGYEIINPALGMLACGDIGNGAMADTETMLFALKKAIFNNPYWQDKYAIVTGGGSIEEIDSVRCISNHSSGMQASNLALALYYLGAKVIFISSKSPIILPPSIKHIQVKSSKDYENALKHTIDSIKNEKIYLFMAAAISDYIPHKREGKLKKKDLGDTMTLELHENKDILATLKANNLIKIGFKAECDKENAKINAKNALIKKQCSMMCLNIISESNMSFGATHNELYLITKDSEKYIQGTKLEVSFGICAYLQTLGV, encoded by the coding sequence ATGTTAAAAGATAAAAAGATTCTCATATTTGTGAGTGGCTCTATTGCGATTTATAAGATTTTAATGCTAATTAGATCTTTGCGTAAAGATGGGGCATTAGTCCGCGTTGTCGCTACGCAGAGCGCATTGAAATTCATCACGCCTCTAAGCTTTGAGACGCTAAGCAATACGCCCTTGCTTCATGATAGCAATGAATGCTGGGCTAGTATGCCTTACACGGATCCAAACACTTTAGAATCTAATATGCAAAAAGATTCCAACCCACCGCAAAATCACATTGGCTATGCGAAATGGGCTGATATTGCCCTTTTTGCACCACTCACTGCAAATAGTCTCAATAAACTCGCAAATGGCATTGCTGACAATATCTACCTATCAACCGCCCTTGCCCTGCCAAATATCCCAAAGCTTCTCGCCCCAAGTGCAAATACTCTCATGCTAGAAAATCCCATTACGCAGAACAACATAGAGATTCTAAAAAATAGCGGCTATGAGATTATTAACCCAGCCTTAGGTATGCTAGCATGTGGTGATATAGGCAATGGGGCGATGGCGGATACTGAAACTATGCTTTTTGCCTTAAAGAAAGCTATTTTTAACAATCCATACTGGCAGGATAAATACGCCATTGTTACAGGTGGTGGCAGTATTGAAGAGATTGATTCTGTGCGATGTATTAGCAATCATTCAAGCGGTATGCAGGCAAGCAATCTTGCTTTAGCGCTCTATTATTTAGGTGCGAAAGTCATTTTCATTAGCTCGAAATCGCCCATAATCTTACCGCCAAGCATTAAACACATACAAGTAAAAAGCTCAAAAGATTATGAAAACGCACTTAAACATACAATAGATTCTATAAAGAATGAGAAAATCTATCTCTTCATGGCAGCAGCAATAAGCGATTATATCCCACATAAAAGAGAGGGTAAGCTAAAAAAGAAAGATTTAGGCGATACAATGACTCTAGAGTTGCATGAAAATAAAGATATTTTAGCGACACTAAAGGCGAATAATCTTATAAAGATTGGCTTTAAAGCAGAATGCGACAAAGAAAATGCGAAGATTAACGCAAAAAATGCACTTATTAAAAAACAATGCTCTATGATGTGCCTTAATATTATCAGTGAATCTAATATGAGTTTTGGAGCTACTCACAATGAACTCTATCTCATCACAAAAGATTCTGAAAAATATATACAAGGCACAAAACTTGAAGTAAGCTTTGGGATTTGTGCGTATTTGCAAACACTTGGGGTTTGA